One window of Oreochromis niloticus isolate F11D_XX linkage group LG23, O_niloticus_UMD_NMBU, whole genome shotgun sequence genomic DNA carries:
- the LOC112843930 gene encoding basic proline-rich protein-like, with product MDPADVELHERQQVALCQLEEELQWRPWLTPDYGRLHLCYLHYKAAVVQPSPAPVSIPRVRGARAQFVPAPVSRPAEAPLVSAPVPTPRVGAATAQQAPAPVSVLAGGSGSEGPVRPFVPAGGSEEPFQPSVPAGGSEEPVQPPASSAGGPEEPVQPPASSAGGLGGPSQCILISTDGSGETVQPPPTSPPAAPTSSLAASPPAAASSPPLVAAAASAAPSPGPASAAPSPVPASAPPAAASSSASASPAAPPSPAPTPSPAAPLSPGPASESSPSPGPASESSPSPGLASATASLGPASATPTSGPHPAPLQRRPPSRPLIARPARPVRPARPARPVRPARPARPVRPARPARPVRPARPVRPARPARPVRPARPVRPLSGPMTGRPRRRGRPPDLLRRRRCLPPGRPPDLFSGLLGRRPPGWPPEPFRGCCLGLCAFRGPSCLFSFGRFLGLSAVVLFCFGLCSLGFGFWLLVFPSGSPAARPGWVVFCFGLGCLGASPLGGVLLGCLGR from the exons atggacccagcagacGTTGAACTGCACGAGCGCCAGCAGGTAGCACTCTGCCAGCTAGAGGAGGAGCTCCAGTGGAGGCCATGGCTCACCCCCGACTATGGGCGCCTGCACTTGTGCTACCTACACTACAA GGCGGCTGTAGTCCAGCCATCTCCTGCACCTGTATCAATTCCGCGGGTGAGGGGGGCTAGGGCCCAGTTTGTCCCTGCTCCAGTTTCCAGGCCTGCTGAGGCTCCGCTAGTCTCTGCGCCCGTACCTACTCCGCGGGTGGGAGCGGCTACTGCTCAGCAGGCCCCCGCACCTGTTTCTGTCCTCGCGGGAGGCTCTG ggtccgaggggcccgtccggcCTTTTgttcccgctggagggtccgaggaacCGTTCCAGCCGtctgttcccgctggagggtccgaggagcccgtccagcctcctgcctcgtcagctggagggcccgaggagcccgtccagcctcctgcctcgtcagctgggggtCTTGGAGGACCCAGCCAATGCATCCTCATCTCTACTGACGGTTCCGGGGAGACCGTTCAGCCACCACCTAcatcgccgcctgcagcgcccaCATCGTCGCTTGCAGCATCCCCGCCTGCGGCAGCTTCATCCCCGCCACTTGTGGCAGCGGCAGCTTCGGCtgcgccgtcgcctggtccagcttcagctgcGCCGTCGCCTGTTCCGGCTTCAGCGCCacctgcagcagcctcctcGTCAGCTTCggcgtcgcctgcagcgccaccatctccggctcccacgccgtcgcctgcggCGCCACTTTCGCCCGGTccggcctccgagtcttcgCCTTCACCCGGTCCGGCCTCTGAGTCTTCGCCTTCGCCCGGTCTGGCTTCGGCTACAGCTTCGCTTGGTCCTGCCTCGGCCACGCCGACGTCCGGACCACATCCTGCGCCTCTACAGCGCCGGCCTCCTTCCAGGCCTCTGATTGCACGTCCTGCTCGCCCTGTCCGGCCTGCACGTCCTGCTCGCCCTGTCCGGCCTGCACGTCCTGCTCGCCCTGTCCGGCCTGCACGTCCTGCTCGCCCTGTCCGGCCTGCTCGCCCTGTCCGGCCTGCTCGTCCTgctcgtcctgtccggcctgctcGTCCTGTCCGGCCGCTTTCCGGGCCGATGACTGGACGTCCTCGCCGtcgtggccggcctcctgacctgctccgtcgccgccggtgcctcccgcccggccggcctcctgacctTTTTTCTGGACTCTTGGGCCGTCGACCTCCGGGCTGGCCCCCTGAACCTTTTCGAGGCTGTTGCCTGGGCCTCTGCGCCTTTCGTGGGCcctcttgtttgttttcttttggacgTTTCCTGGGCCTCAGTgctgttgttttgttctgttttggactTTGTTCCCTGGGTTTTGGTTTCTGGCTCCTTGTGTTTCCGTCCGGTTCCCCCGCCGCCCGCCctggttgggttgttttttgttttggtttgggcTGTCTGGGAGCCAGCCCTTTAGGGGGGGtactgttaggatgcctgggtcgttga
- the LOC109196923 gene encoding vitamin D3 hydroxylase-associated protein isoform X1, with amino-acid sequence MINWTAALLTGVACFGGYLIVLVKKINSHRKAEEKIKRARNRRDESLQRAEQAVLRYKESHPTTDSALILTLSLSELTQQLNKGLLSPEDVLYSYMEKTLAVNKKLNCCTEVLLESLDQLKTVGSNKDGLLYGVPVSIKENLAFKNHDCSCGVIINLDQPAEKDSVLVQVLKKQGAIPFVRTNLPQALLNYDCSNPIYGQTVNPHNPQKTSGGSSGGEGALIGGGGSLLGIGTDIGGSIRIPASFCGICGFKPTAGRLSLQGLRPVYRGQKSVPSSPGPMARDVDSLALCMQALLCDHMFSLDPTVPPLPFNMEIYRSSRPLRIGYLENDGYTQPSPSMARGVREVKALLEQAGHTLVPYCPLKMDQIIPELLIKGLFADGATTLLQKLKGGPVDPCLEPQVFPYGFPKWLKKTISFLLKPVFPRVSANFGALCGVGSVPELWKQHAAVEDYIHETIAHWRSCKIDVLLCPVIGPAYNFLYCGKTTTAVSYTILYNLLTFPAGVVTVSTVTAKDEEELKHYKGCYQDMWDKLFKEAVAGGEGLPVAVQCVALPWQDELCLRFMKEVEQLVKESKK; translated from the exons ATGATCAACTGGACAGCGGCTCTGCTCACTGGTGTTGCCTGTTTTGGGGGATACCTGATTGTGCTGGTGAAAAAGATCAACAGCCACCGAAAGGCAGAAGAAAAGATCAAGAGAGCCagaaacaggagagatgagAGCCTGCAGCGGGCAGAGCAGGCGGTGCTCCGGTACAAAGAGTCG CATCCGACAACTGACTCTGCTCTGATCCTGACGCTCTCCCTGTCTGAGCTGACACAGCAGCTGAACAAAGGTTTACTGAGCCCCGAGGATGTGCTTTACTCTTACATGGAAAAG ACTCTGGCTGTaaacaaaaagctgaactgctgcACTGAAGTTTTGCTGGAGAGTTTGGACCAGCTGAAAACTGTTGGCTCCAACAAGGATGGTCTCTTGTACGGAGTTCCAGTTAGCATCAAGGAAAATCTTGCATTTAAG AATCATGACTGTTCTTGTGGTGTGATCATAAACCTGGACCAGCCTGCTGAGAAGGACAGTGTGCTTGTTCAAGTCCTGAAGAAACAAGGAGCTATTCCCTTTGTGAGAACCAACTTGCCTCAAGCCCTTTTAAA CTATGACTGCAGTAATCCTATCTACGGGCAGACTGTGAACCCTCATAACCCCCAGAAGACCTCTGGAGGTTCATCTGGTGGGGAGGGGGCTCTCATCGGGGGAGGGGGCTCCCTGCTTGGTATAGGCACTGATATAGGTGGCAGTATCCGTATTCCTGCATCCTTCTGTGGAATCTGTGGTTTCAAACCAACTGCAGGTCGACTCAG TTTACAGGGGCTTCGTCCAGTTTATCGAGGGCAAAAGTCAG TGCCGTCATCTCCTGGACCCATGGCAAGAGATGTGGACAGCCTGGCTCTGTGCATGCAGGCACTTCTTTGTGACCACATGTTTTCTTTGGACCCCACTGTTCCACCATTACCTTTTAACATGGAG ATATACAGAAGCTCCAGACCTCTAAGGATTGGTTATTTGGAAAACGATGGCTACACGCAACCATCTCCAAGCATGGCCCGAGGCGTCAGAGAGGTCAAAGCTCTGTTAGAGCAAGCAGGACACAca CTCGTCCCTTACTGTCCACTGAAGATGGATCAAATTATCCCTGAACTATTGATAAAGGGTTTATTTGCAGATGGAGCTACCACCCTGCTACAAAAACT GAAAGGGGGACCTGTGGACCCTTGTCTGGAGCCTCAGGTTTTTCCTTACGGCTTTCCCAAGTGGTTGAAGAAAACCATTTCATTCTTGCTCAAACCCGTG TTTCCTCGTGTTTCTGCTAACTTTGGTGCTCTTTGTGGAGTTGG ATCTGTTCCAGAGCTGTGGAAGCAACATGCTGCTGTTGAG GACTACATTCATGAGACAATAGCACATTGGAGGAGCTGCAAAATTGATGTGCTGCTGTGCCCTGTGATTGGACCAGCCTACAACTTCTTATACTGTGGCAAAACTACAA CTGCTGTCAGTTACACGATACTCTACAATCTCCTTACCTTTCCTGCGGGTGTAGTCACTGTTTCCACAGTGACCGCAAAGGATGAGGAGGAACTCAAGCACTATAAGGGCTGTTATCAGGACATGTGGGACAAACTCTTCAAAGAG
- the LOC109196923 gene encoding fatty-acid amide hydrolase 1 isoform X2, translated as MCFTLTWKRFNIQHDTKTLAVNKKLNCCTEVLLESLDQLKTVGSNKDGLLYGVPVSIKENLAFKNHDCSCGVIINLDQPAEKDSVLVQVLKKQGAIPFVRTNLPQALLNYDCSNPIYGQTVNPHNPQKTSGGSSGGEGALIGGGGSLLGIGTDIGGSIRIPASFCGICGFKPTAGRLSLQGLRPVYRGQKSVPSSPGPMARDVDSLALCMQALLCDHMFSLDPTVPPLPFNMEIYRSSRPLRIGYLENDGYTQPSPSMARGVREVKALLEQAGHTLVPYCPLKMDQIIPELLIKGLFADGATTLLQKLKGGPVDPCLEPQVFPYGFPKWLKKTISFLLKPVFPRVSANFGALCGVGSVPELWKQHAAVEDYIHETIAHWRSCKIDVLLCPVIGPAYNFLYCGKTTTAVSYTILYNLLTFPAGVVTVSTVTAKDEEELKHYKGCYQDMWDKLFKEAVAGGEGLPVAVQCVALPWQDELCLRFMKEVEQLVKESKK; from the exons ATGTGCTTTACTCTTACATGGAAAAGGTTCAATATCCAGCATGACACAAAG ACTCTGGCTGTaaacaaaaagctgaactgctgcACTGAAGTTTTGCTGGAGAGTTTGGACCAGCTGAAAACTGTTGGCTCCAACAAGGATGGTCTCTTGTACGGAGTTCCAGTTAGCATCAAGGAAAATCTTGCATTTAAG AATCATGACTGTTCTTGTGGTGTGATCATAAACCTGGACCAGCCTGCTGAGAAGGACAGTGTGCTTGTTCAAGTCCTGAAGAAACAAGGAGCTATTCCCTTTGTGAGAACCAACTTGCCTCAAGCCCTTTTAAA CTATGACTGCAGTAATCCTATCTACGGGCAGACTGTGAACCCTCATAACCCCCAGAAGACCTCTGGAGGTTCATCTGGTGGGGAGGGGGCTCTCATCGGGGGAGGGGGCTCCCTGCTTGGTATAGGCACTGATATAGGTGGCAGTATCCGTATTCCTGCATCCTTCTGTGGAATCTGTGGTTTCAAACCAACTGCAGGTCGACTCAG TTTACAGGGGCTTCGTCCAGTTTATCGAGGGCAAAAGTCAG TGCCGTCATCTCCTGGACCCATGGCAAGAGATGTGGACAGCCTGGCTCTGTGCATGCAGGCACTTCTTTGTGACCACATGTTTTCTTTGGACCCCACTGTTCCACCATTACCTTTTAACATGGAG ATATACAGAAGCTCCAGACCTCTAAGGATTGGTTATTTGGAAAACGATGGCTACACGCAACCATCTCCAAGCATGGCCCGAGGCGTCAGAGAGGTCAAAGCTCTGTTAGAGCAAGCAGGACACAca CTCGTCCCTTACTGTCCACTGAAGATGGATCAAATTATCCCTGAACTATTGATAAAGGGTTTATTTGCAGATGGAGCTACCACCCTGCTACAAAAACT GAAAGGGGGACCTGTGGACCCTTGTCTGGAGCCTCAGGTTTTTCCTTACGGCTTTCCCAAGTGGTTGAAGAAAACCATTTCATTCTTGCTCAAACCCGTG TTTCCTCGTGTTTCTGCTAACTTTGGTGCTCTTTGTGGAGTTGG ATCTGTTCCAGAGCTGTGGAAGCAACATGCTGCTGTTGAG GACTACATTCATGAGACAATAGCACATTGGAGGAGCTGCAAAATTGATGTGCTGCTGTGCCCTGTGATTGGACCAGCCTACAACTTCTTATACTGTGGCAAAACTACAA CTGCTGTCAGTTACACGATACTCTACAATCTCCTTACCTTTCCTGCGGGTGTAGTCACTGTTTCCACAGTGACCGCAAAGGATGAGGAGGAACTCAAGCACTATAAGGGCTGTTATCAGGACATGTGGGACAAACTCTTCAAAGAG